In one window of Armatimonadota bacterium DNA:
- a CDS encoding S-layer homology domain-containing protein — TNGVWDGGGGGGLDVDGTHIFYGWIERLADVASWASGEAPTGGYGDGTFRPTVICTRGQMATFIQRGCNFAKPIK; from the coding sequence CACCAACGGCGTGTGGGACGGCGGCGGCGGCGGCGGCCTGGACGTGGACGGCACGCATATCTTCTACGGGTGGATCGAGCGGCTGGCGGACGTGGCGTCCTGGGCCTCCGGCGAGGCGCCGACCGGCGGGTACGGCGACGGCACCTTCCGGCCGACGGTCATCTGCACCCGCGGACAGATGGCGACATTCATCCAGCGCGGCTGCAACTTCGCGAAACCGATCAAGTAG
- a CDS encoding radical SAM protein, producing the protein MLSVESAWKAPSPSFRTRAKVAATHAIADPLLSLLARSSDESLIRLITLLERYVARYDNHKAQLQGLRDLFERKHPSLELARKVMTQLHPNYRRRLIADLGINATWLGQQVRNDFAERFGIPPPYLMVISPTMRCNLKCLGCYAGAYPRDTDPMSFETLDRVVAEAKQMGIHMFTISGGEPFVRPDLLDLYEKHSDCVFQVYTNGTCISDATIERMQKSGNVSPGISIEGFREQTDFRRGAGIFDTIMDTMDRLRAAGILFGFSGTYTRLNADAFLNDEFFDMVIDKGCLFGWFFMFVPVGQDASVDLMPTAEQRDRMRRKVMEIRRTRPIFCADFWNDGCLTGGCMSGGTLYLHLNFRGDLEPCVFMHFAADNIHDMYARGEHLWDVLKSPLFVAIRDVNRRDPNPLRPCPIVDHNEWLEEALGKAPDIYPTHEGAEDIIGRLAQPVREWSAAYAEYAEGAWNSPEYEWARTGDWLVPKHPHVTAPTKH; encoded by the coding sequence ATGCTTTCCGTCGAGTCTGCTTGGAAGGCTCCCTCGCCCAGTTTCCGCACGCGCGCCAAGGTCGCAGCGACCCACGCCATCGCCGACCCGCTGCTCAGTCTTCTCGCCCGCAGCTCGGACGAGAGCCTGATCCGGCTCATCACGCTCCTCGAACGCTACGTCGCCCGCTACGACAATCACAAGGCTCAGCTCCAGGGCCTGCGCGACCTGTTCGAGCGCAAACACCCCTCGCTGGAGCTGGCGCGCAAGGTCATGACCCAGTTGCATCCCAACTACCGCCGGCGCCTCATCGCCGACCTCGGCATCAACGCGACCTGGCTCGGCCAGCAGGTGCGCAATGATTTCGCGGAGCGCTTCGGCATCCCGCCGCCGTATCTCATGGTCATCAGCCCCACCATGCGCTGCAACCTCAAGTGCCTGGGCTGCTACGCGGGCGCGTACCCCCGCGACACCGACCCCATGAGTTTCGAGACCCTCGATCGCGTCGTCGCCGAAGCCAAGCAGATGGGCATCCACATGTTCACCATCTCCGGCGGCGAGCCGTTCGTCCGCCCCGACCTGCTCGACCTCTACGAGAAGCACAGCGACTGCGTGTTCCAGGTCTACACCAACGGCACCTGTATCTCCGACGCCACCATCGAGCGGATGCAGAAATCAGGCAACGTCTCCCCCGGCATCAGCATCGAGGGCTTTCGGGAGCAGACCGACTTCCGCCGCGGCGCGGGCATCTTCGACACGATCATGGATACGATGGACCGACTCCGCGCCGCCGGCATCCTGTTCGGCTTCTCCGGCACCTACACCCGGCTCAACGCCGACGCCTTCCTCAATGACGAGTTCTTCGATATGGTCATTGACAAGGGATGCCTCTTCGGCTGGTTCTTCATGTTCGTGCCGGTCGGGCAGGACGCCAGCGTTGACCTCATGCCCACCGCCGAGCAGCGCGACCGCATGCGGCGCAAGGTCATGGAGATCCGCCGCACGCGCCCCATCTTCTGCGCCGACTTCTGGAACGACGGCTGCCTCACCGGCGGCTGCATGTCCGGCGGCACGCTCTACCTCCACCTTAACTTCCGCGGCGACCTCGAACCGTGCGTCTTCATGCACTTCGCCGCCGACAACATCCACGACATGTACGCCCGCGGCGAGCACCTGTGGGACGTCCTCAAGTCACCGCTGTTCGTCGCGATTCGCGACGTCAACCGCCGCGATCCCAACCCGCTGCGCCCGTGCCCCATCGTCGACCACAACGAATGGCTCGAAGAGGCCCTGGGCAAGGCGCCGGATATCTACCCGACCCATGAGGGCGCCGAGGACATCATCGGCCGCCTTGCTCAGCCCGTGCGCGAGTGGAGCGCCGCCTATGCGGAGTACGCCGAGGGCGCATGGAACAGCCCGGAGTACGAGTGGGCGCGCACCGGCGACTGGCTCGTCCCCAAGCATCCCCACGTTACCGCGCCGACCAAGCACTGA
- a CDS encoding PIG-L family deacetylase, producing MPARRNPRAKGRSSATILLVGAHPDDEIHAAGAILNHTARGHRAVIVTMTRGGMGHMSMPTEELKRVRSREARACAKVLGAELVLLDHEDSAVPYSRDVALELARLYRQHRPVCVLTHGPDDPHPDHRNTHKGAIDAFYLASLPLLDLGYPYFDLPQILCFGGRDPDVYVDISKVMEKKIRAASKHKSQFESWLVEHKAGVDRKYTTRDIYGVIPRRAQAVGSAANVEYAEAFTSFFRPAPQATELLPGVE from the coding sequence ATGCCCGCTCGCAGAAACCCGCGCGCAAAAGGACGATCGTCCGCGACCATACTGCTCGTCGGCGCGCACCCCGATGACGAAATCCACGCCGCCGGGGCCATCCTCAACCATACCGCGCGCGGCCACCGCGCCGTGATCGTGACCATGACTCGCGGCGGCATGGGGCACATGTCCATGCCGACGGAGGAGCTGAAGCGAGTGCGGAGTCGCGAGGCCAGGGCGTGCGCCAAGGTGCTCGGCGCGGAGCTGGTGCTGCTCGATCACGAGGACAGCGCGGTGCCCTACTCGCGCGACGTCGCCCTGGAACTGGCGCGGCTCTACCGGCAGCATCGCCCTGTCTGCGTGCTGACCCACGGCCCGGATGACCCGCACCCCGATCACCGCAACACGCACAAAGGCGCGATAGACGCGTTTTACCTCGCGTCCCTGCCGCTGCTCGATCTCGGATATCCCTACTTCGATCTGCCGCAGATCTTGTGCTTCGGCGGACGCGACCCCGACGTCTATGTGGACATCTCGAAGGTGATGGAGAAGAAGATCAGGGCGGCGTCCAAGCACAAGTCGCAGTTCGAGTCGTGGCTGGTGGAGCACAAGGCGGGTGTGGATCGCAAGTACACGACGCGCGACATCTACGGCGTCATCCCGCGGCGCGCGCAGGCGGTCGGCTCTGCCGCGAACGTGGAGTACGCGGAGGCCTTCACGTCGTTCTTCAGGCCGGCGCCTCAGGCGACGGAGTTGCTGCCGGGGGTGGAGTGA
- a CDS encoding LysM peptidoglycan-binding domain-containing protein — protein sequence PPIVVSATRSERGDVILHTVRPGEQLGTISARYSVPTEAIARLNGLHANAELAAGRTLRIPWQSSLVLNGESVYTDVPVLTEGGISLAPFRAIVEHAGGAVHWIPASRQVRAKAFARDIWVTIGSRAALVDSTQYMLETEATLVRERAMVPLGLFRDALGFTVTFDQDTGRIYLAAQ from the coding sequence TCCGCCGATTGTCGTCTCGGCGACGCGGAGCGAACGCGGGGATGTCATCCTGCACACCGTCAGGCCGGGCGAGCAGTTGGGCACGATCTCCGCGCGCTACAGCGTGCCGACCGAGGCAATCGCGCGCCTCAACGGGCTGCATGCCAACGCCGAACTCGCCGCCGGCCGCACGCTGCGCATCCCCTGGCAATCCTCGCTCGTCCTCAACGGCGAGTCGGTGTACACCGACGTGCCGGTCCTAACTGAGGGCGGCATCTCCCTCGCGCCGTTCCGCGCCATCGTCGAGCACGCCGGCGGCGCGGTTCACTGGATACCCGCAAGCAGGCAAGTGCGGGCTAAGGCCTTCGCGCGCGACATCTGGGTCACCATCGGCAGCCGGGCCGCGCTCGTGGATTCCACGCAGTACATGCTCGAGACCGAGGCCACGCTGGTGCGCGAGCGCGCGATGGTGCCGCTCGGCCTGTTCCGCGACGCCCTCGGCTTCACCGTGACCTTCGACCAGGACACCGGCCGCATCTACCTCGCCGCGCAGTAG